Below is a window of Allomuricauda ruestringensis DSM 13258 DNA.
CAATCGGGGTCGCCATAGCAATGGCATTGGCCCAGTGATGTCCTGGCAACCCCGGTATGTTGGATGGAAAACGCATGGTTACCGTAGGGACTTTCCACGAAATATCTCCAATATCATCAGAACCCCCACTCACAGGTTCCAAAACAGGAAGTCCCAATTTGGACAATTCCGTGGGCAATCCTTCTATTTTTTTGGATTTCATTTCCGTTTGCACGGCCTTGGCCAGCTTTTGGTCTGCATCCGACCATGTAGGCAGACCAACTTCTTTGATATTTTCATACATGGTCTCCGCGATCACCTTGTTAAAGTGTCTAGGCCATGCGGTACCCAACACGCGGGAAGTCATTTTGGTTCCAGTCATCATTGCAGCACCTTTGGCAATATCGTTGGCTTCTGCATACATTTCCATAATACCTTCGTAGGTAACGTCCCTAAAATAGAACCAAATAGCTGCTTTGGATGGCACCACATTGGGCTGGTCGCCCGCATCGGTAAAAATGGAATGGGAACGCTTCAACGGGTGAAGGTGTTCTCTCTTGTAATTCCATCCCACATTCATAAGCTCAGCGGCATCCAAGGCACTACGTCCCCTCCAAGGCGCTCCAGCAGAATGTGCCGCTTCACCTTCAAACAAATACTCCACAGAAATAAGGCCAGTTCCTCGAGTAGGCCCCCAAGAAACACTCAGGTTACTACTAACATGGGTAAAAATGCACATGTCAATATCATCAAAAAGGCCGTCGCGTACATACCACGCTTTGGCAGCGACCAATTCCTCGGCAATTCCTGGCCATAGAATTAAAGTTCCTCCAATACCCTCTTTTTCCATCACTTCTTTGACAGCTAATGCAGAGGTAATATTCAACGGTATTCCCGAATTGTGCCCTTCACCATGACCAGGAGCTCCTTCAACGATAGGTTTATGATATGCTACGCCTGGGTATTGCGATGCTTTGGGAATACAATCCACATCACTACCTAAAGCAATTACAGGACCTTCCCCGTTGTTCCACGTAGCGAACCATGCGGTAGGAATATTGGAAATGGAATGTTCAATGGTAAAACCGTTATCTTCCAAGATGCCAGTAAGGTATTTGGAACTTTCCTCTTCTTGGAACCCCAGTTCGGCAAAACTGAAAATTTTGTCCACCATTACCTGTGTCTGCTTTTTATTGGCTTCCACTAAGGCTTCTACTTCGGCCTTGAATTTTTTGATTTGACTTTTTGAGTATTTTTTTTGTGCAATCGAAGAAGTTACTCCTGCAAAAAGCATAATCCCGCACAATAGGATGTTGGTAGTTTTCATAAGGTTGGTTTTGAGTTAGCTATATTTCTTCCAAGATAGGAAAAGTTGCTTAACTTACTCGATAATCGAGATTTAAATGCTCCGAGGCTTGCCTCGAAACAAAATGTGTTTTCCCACCAATGCCTCGTGGGCTTGCCCCCAGGGTAGTTTTATGCCCAAAGGTATTTGACCTACCGTTTTTAGTGAATTGACAAAATCATTGAACAAAATTTTGAGCAAAACCACAATGAACCCGCAAAAAAATATCAAGCTGTTTGCCCAACACTGTTTTCCCGATATAAAAAATTGAATGTCCGCAATGTGTCATAATATTACCAACGTCACCCTGAACTTGATTCAGGGTCACATAAAGATGCTCATGTTCAGCAGGATGAGATGTTGAAACAAGTTCAACATGACGCCAAAAACATCATTATGACATTAAACGGACAATCAGTTATAAAAATCCAATCATTAGATGTTCCTAATAATGTTTCTTATAAGATGCCTGAAAAAATTATTCCAATTCCAATCATCCTCAAACAAGCCAATCAAAATAATGAGAACAATCAGAAATACAATTACAAGTGCTTGATTCCTATAATTTGTTCTTTTTTTCCCTTCCATCCAAGTGATTGTTTAAAACCCCATCAAATATATACGAATGCGCTTCGCGCAAGGTGGTGAATTGACGGATGCCCCTTTCCAATTGACAAATCCACTATCAACACCACTTAGTTAACAAAACGCTTGTGTAGTTGGATGAATTACGGAGCAAAATCGTATTTTTGCACTTTCTTAAACCGTTCA
It encodes the following:
- a CDS encoding amidohydrolase translates to MKTTNILLCGIMLFAGVTSSIAQKKYSKSQIKKFKAEVEALVEANKKQTQVMVDKIFSFAELGFQEEESSKYLTGILEDNGFTIEHSISNIPTAWFATWNNGEGPVIALGSDVDCIPKASQYPGVAYHKPIVEGAPGHGEGHNSGIPLNITSALAVKEVMEKEGIGGTLILWPGIAEELVAAKAWYVRDGLFDDIDMCIFTHVSSNLSVSWGPTRGTGLISVEYLFEGEAAHSAGAPWRGRSALDAAELMNVGWNYKREHLHPLKRSHSIFTDAGDQPNVVPSKAAIWFYFRDVTYEGIMEMYAEANDIAKGAAMMTGTKMTSRVLGTAWPRHFNKVIAETMYENIKEVGLPTWSDADQKLAKAVQTEMKSKKIEGLPTELSKLGLPVLEPVSGGSDDIGDISWKVPTVTMRFPSNIPGLPGHHWANAIAMATPIAHKGATAGAKAEAMTIMDFLLKPELLTQAWDYFNNEQTKETKYEPMISADDMPPTFLNKDKQDMFRPALEEYYYDETKYDSYLEQLGVEYPTVKE